In Candidatus Gastranaerophilales bacterium, a single window of DNA contains:
- a CDS encoding valine--tRNA ligase: MNLTKIEDLPTTYEAKQTEESIYKFWEENECFKADAKSPKTPFSIVIPPPNVTGVLHMGHALDETLQDILVRYHRMSNFETLWLPGTDHAGIATQNVVEKQLRKEGKSRFDLGREKFLEKTWEWANEHKSAILDQCKRLGASFDRSRERFTFDEGCSQAVKEVFIRLYEKGLIYKGAYIVNWCPRCQSAISDVETEYETEQGHLWEISYPLKDEQGAIVVATTRPETIYGDVAIAVNPTDYKYKDLIGKTVCIPLTGREIPIIADEYVEKGFGTGALKITPAHDPNDFEVGKRHGFKPIWVIDEQGKMKNCAEVHPDVQGLDRYEAREKTIGLLKLNNSLVRIKDHEHNVGKCQRCNTTIEPLLSEQWFVKMEPLAKAAIEAIDKGEIKFIPERWTKNYLGWMTNIRDWCISRQLWWGHQIPAYYNNETGEMIVAKENPDPTKYTQDSDVLDTWFSSGLWPFSTMGWPNTDAEDFKKFYPTTTLVTGFDIIFFWVARMITMGYEFTGKAPFSTVYIHGLIRDEQGQKMSKSKGNTIDPVEIIDKYGCDALRFTLTSLCTYGGQDIKISDEKFEYGRNFANKIWNASRFVLMNLDGVDNNPIDKSNLTLADKWILNKLNNTAKEINEDIKTYRIGECAHVLYDFFWNSYCDWYVEIAKVQLQNENTKLNTQRVLMYVLDQTLRLLHPIMPHITEAIWQLLPLENEAKSIMRSDFPVYKEDLSFNDENTQMELVIETIKSLRNTRQSFNIPVSTKVDIEVVAKEKDEQIFKKVEAYIHRLAKVENISYKKEKEVTLNQSATAVVGDSKLIIPLAGLIDLNAEIARQDKKLQKLLNEKKSLEGRLKNEKFTSSAPKDVIEKTQARVDEISIQQKAIEDLIDSLKG, encoded by the coding sequence ATGAATTTAACAAAAATTGAAGATTTGCCTACTACCTATGAGGCAAAGCAAACAGAAGAATCTATATACAAATTTTGGGAAGAAAATGAATGTTTCAAAGCGGACGCAAAATCCCCCAAAACCCCGTTTTCAATAGTTATCCCGCCACCAAACGTGACAGGCGTCTTGCACATGGGTCACGCACTTGATGAAACCTTGCAAGATATTTTAGTTCGTTATCACAGAATGTCAAATTTCGAAACTCTCTGGCTCCCCGGCACCGACCACGCAGGAATTGCAACCCAAAACGTTGTTGAAAAACAACTGCGAAAAGAAGGCAAAAGCCGTTTCGATTTAGGCAGAGAAAAATTCTTAGAAAAAACTTGGGAATGGGCTAATGAACATAAATCCGCAATTCTTGACCAATGCAAAAGATTAGGAGCTTCTTTTGACCGTTCAAGAGAACGTTTTACCTTTGACGAGGGCTGTTCTCAAGCTGTAAAAGAAGTATTTATAAGACTTTATGAAAAAGGCTTGATTTATAAAGGTGCCTACATTGTAAACTGGTGCCCACGTTGCCAAAGTGCAATCTCTGACGTTGAAACAGAATACGAAACAGAACAAGGTCACTTGTGGGAAATCAGTTATCCGCTAAAAGATGAGCAAGGTGCGATAGTCGTTGCGACAACTCGCCCCGAAACCATTTACGGTGATGTAGCGATTGCCGTCAATCCAACCGATTATAAATATAAAGACTTAATCGGAAAAACAGTTTGTATTCCACTAACAGGAAGAGAAATTCCGATTATAGCTGATGAATACGTTGAAAAAGGATTTGGAACAGGTGCTCTAAAAATCACCCCCGCTCACGACCCTAACGATTTTGAAGTCGGAAAAAGACACGGATTTAAACCAATCTGGGTCATTGACGAACAAGGAAAAATGAAAAACTGTGCCGAAGTTCACCCCGATGTTCAAGGCTTAGACAGATACGAAGCAAGAGAAAAAACTATCGGCTTGTTAAAATTGAATAATTCTTTGGTAAGAATTAAAGACCATGAACACAATGTCGGCAAATGCCAAAGATGTAACACAACAATTGAACCACTACTTTCAGAACAATGGTTCGTGAAAATGGAACCACTTGCAAAAGCTGCAATTGAAGCTATTGATAAAGGTGAAATAAAATTCATTCCGGAACGTTGGACAAAAAATTATTTAGGCTGGATGACCAATATCAGAGATTGGTGCATCTCACGTCAACTTTGGTGGGGACATCAAATTCCTGCTTATTACAACAACGAAACAGGAGAAATGATTGTTGCCAAAGAAAATCCTGACCCAACTAAATATACCCAAGATTCTGACGTCTTAGATACTTGGTTTTCATCAGGTTTATGGCCTTTTTCAACTATGGGTTGGCCAAATACAGATGCGGAAGATTTCAAAAAATTCTACCCGACAACAACGCTTGTAACAGGTTTTGACATTATTTTCTTCTGGGTCGCAAGAATGATTACTATGGGCTATGAATTTACAGGAAAAGCCCCATTCTCAACAGTTTATATCCACGGGCTTATCCGTGATGAGCAAGGTCAAAAAATGTCTAAATCAAAAGGCAACACAATTGACCCTGTCGAGATTATTGACAAATACGGTTGCGACGCTTTGCGTTTCACCCTTACATCTTTGTGCACTTATGGCGGCCAAGATATTAAAATCAGTGACGAAAAATTTGAATACGGAAGAAATTTCGCAAACAAAATATGGAATGCTTCAAGATTTGTTTTGATGAACCTTGATGGCGTTGATAACAATCCGATTGACAAAAGCAATCTCACTTTGGCTGATAAATGGATTTTAAATAAATTAAACAACACAGCAAAAGAAATCAACGAAGATATCAAAACCTACAGAATAGGTGAATGTGCCCACGTTCTATATGATTTCTTCTGGAATTCATACTGCGATTGGTATGTTGAAATTGCAAAAGTTCAATTACAAAACGAAAATACAAAATTGAATACACAAAGAGTTTTAATGTATGTTTTAGACCAAACATTAAGACTGCTTCACCCGATTATGCCTCATATTACAGAAGCTATTTGGCAACTTTTGCCACTTGAAAATGAAGCGAAAAGTATTATGCGTTCAGATTTTCCTGTTTATAAAGAGGACTTATCTTTTAATGATGAAAACACTCAAATGGAGCTTGTCATTGAAACCATTAAATCCCTAAGAAACACAAGACAAAGCTTCAATATCCCAGTTTCAACAAAAGTTGATATCGAGGTTGTCGCTAAAGAAAAAGATGAACAAATTTTCAAAAAAGTTGAAGCATACATTCACCGTTTGGCAAAAGTTGAAAATATCTCTTACAAAAAAGAGAAAGAAGTCACCTTAAACCAATCCGC